The following proteins are co-located in the Diorhabda carinulata isolate Delta chromosome 4, icDioCari1.1, whole genome shotgun sequence genome:
- the LOC130892212 gene encoding probable ubiquitin carboxyl-terminal hydrolase FAF-X, which produces MTIATRTQGLTGDSVDTQGPSPGPSENNAEDIQDENFEPDFPKDKLASLDEKISNLRWVVPVLADQELECLLKVSIDLARKNLDTRSEPCQRFFREGLTISFTKILTDDAVSSWKPNIHACIYQNCLKLIELCVAKLPHDWFPLLDLLAMVLNPNNKFHSFNSSRQSDTAGPNSNLSEEETFARPSSDLRNPRGWLVDLINKFGELGGFRILLERFQGGKNLSISIVFALLRPFGLCFEFLTVNTIDKFILPILEMIPGILDKLTDEELKKEAKNEQKSDVVSAIIKASKNLASRVPNQEELVRTLEGFRLTMILRQLQISSFNGKMNALNEINKVISSVTYYPNRHHGMDEEEYLTPERMAKWINENKVLEIVLRDSLHQPQYVEKLEKILRFVIKERALSLRDLDAVWAAQVGKHEAIVKNVHDLLAKLAWDFSAEQLDHLFECFQNNWTSASKRQRERLLELIRRLAEDDKDGVMAHKVLTLFWNLAHAEDVTTEIMDQALAAHVKILDYSCSQERDAQKTVWLDKCVEELKNGDKWVLPALKQIREICTLYEQNTNGGHTQRTHHIYYRQEVIERLQNQHSLVIQVTNSLCGYMEKLRELYRNNRELTSETYVPDGRYCHALQVQERLNFLRFLLKDGQLWLCAEQAKQIWQCLAENAVFQSDREACFKWFSKLMGDEPDLDPGINRDFFENNILQIDPVLLTESGIKCFERFFKAVNIKEGKVKYKRRTLLTEDPDLIGLDYLWKVVTLCQNDIANRAIELLKEVSTNLGARLSQARLVFHENYITECYDRLRAHYDTLTILQKTLCDDKDFDSAQLQNRIKAEAVKICRVLKVLHEYIAECDNSFVGERKILPLHRACHGKHLTLVVRFSSPNRQVEDLELYTHSNDTLASLRKYILRRIKPGVHCKLELFVNGEPLEPTEDRKLLSQIPVRDKMLISAKVVQVNSNMASSQDSSSDSSTSSPHVHPYDGPNVEAENLLPGVLMAQQPFYAQFFCQLMNVGSTLPFPLLRDMGHSLLQLMPCDIMTMEKLKILFSSPGEQNITMDNTFFNATPAEVLYNLEVLYSMLMPALDATSEKCYEFQYNFLISGEAHVFLEMLTKNNFMSSADNVTRRSAYLVVLKICKLILTSVAHVLVRLSEDHTPPENEPLNENATTPGTFLRQALRNVPGHSDHLLRQVSIKLAQGLAQLMVAETGNTGQAQALFSQALNWELPDLATTLALVRLVWAASSNNLGAVNASLENLHALSEACNKNTVDLVNDDVLLCKEALELLSTAVVLNPSSLQHLYQDNWWPYFVTDLVLVNPNASIRVAAAEQLIIICSCGAGSRLALQLIMPLLFSLINTIVVENAGTSHEFFQLLCRLVNVAYLTGCPINGVETLLSNEVTWLRKARDKHEVLIEGHILLAKELLLLIPNEQKCELGSAESGSLIKELLEDFLFPASKLMLRLNKTGQLGEDPAISICDTPQTQAAAFDLLIALCLNCVQNYKQLVNMLTEMFYSDPETAIMEWDYLPAVGPRPFQGFVGLKNAGATCYMNSVLQQLYMVESIKEGILAAEGAANDPNEDFTGEDRLELDVDCTDDRNSLEDNRKDYNVGILKQVQAIFGHLACSRLQYYVPRGLWRHFKLQGEPVNLREQQDAVEFFMSLVESLDEALKTLGHEQIMSKILGGSYSDQKICKECPHRYSKEEPFSVISVDIRNHSSLPDSMEQYVKGELLEGADAYYCEKCSKKVVTVKRLCVKKLPPILGIQLKRFEYDFERVCAIKFNDYFEFPRELDMEPYTVSGLAKIEGEIIDCDLDPSTSDVCTKYRLSGIVVHSGQASGGHYYSYIRSRDLSGEIRWYKFDDGDVSECRMGEDEEMKVQCFGGDYMGEVFDPMLKRTTYRRQKRWWNAYMLFYTRHDVEEESALKMMNMLTMSGTRKETHLKMPVAIENSIRKQNIKFLHHRSQFSLEYFAFIRKLATSSAQGNTRLSQPLPNDQLEQQYLLSVQLVSHFLFHTGWHTKKNLRGPAMEWCDVLCLHLRTSPVIRSWFAHNMLFNHMGRFCEYLLTCPSSEVRSAFIKIVVLLAHFSINDGPSPPPAAFNNNDTTGSLSDHILWALLSLLQREVSEHGRHLPHYCTVFHMYANQGVQEKTQLLRMNVPATFMMVAIDEGPGPAIKYQFTELGKLNQLVSCLIRCCDVSSKCQSSNGGPVLPNPYKDPTIQDYIMPISSQAADILFNRTTYIKKVIEDTNLTDDAIKFLQFCSWENPHFSRTVLTELLWQIAYAYCQELRHHIEILLSILLIEDSWQTHRIHNAIKGVPDEREGLLETIIRAKNHYQKRAYQCIKCMVALFNRCPAAQTILMRQADVRRSWASAVAWLQDELDRKYPPNTQYTYNTWSPPAQSNENSNGYFLERSNSARKTLEKALELMPETEREDEDLVDEHSSNQEEPQQGEQQQQTITQSNENSPVELPDVTQRNENQQDR; this is translated from the exons ATGCCTCTTGAAAGTATCCATAGATTTGGCGAGAAAAAATCTCGACACGAGATCGGAACCTTGTCAGAGATTCTTCAGGGAAGGACTGACGATATCGTTTACGAAAATATTAACCGACGACGCCGTATCCAGTTGGAAACCGAACATCCACGCCTGCATCTACCAGAACTGCCTCAAATTGATCGAACTGTGCGTCGCCAAACTACCCCACGATTGGTTCCCCCTGCTCGACCTGCTCGCGATGGTACTGAATCCCAACAACAAATTCCACAGCTTCAATTCGTCGCGGCAGAGCGACACCGCCGGCCCCAATTCGAATCTATCCGAAGAGGAAACGTTCGCCAGACCGTCGAGCGACCTACGAAACCCCAGAGGGTGGCTGGTGGATCTGATAAATAAATTCGGCGAATTGGGGGGGTTCCGGATCCTATTGGAGAGATTCCAAGGCGGGAAAAATCTGAGCATATCCATAGTGTTCGCTTTGCTGAGGCCGTTCGGTTTGTGTTTCGAATTTCTAACAGTGAACACCATCGATAAATTCATATTGCCGATATTGGAAATGATACCGGGGATATTGGATAAATTGACCGACGAAGAATTGAAGAAGGAAGCGAAAAACGAGCAGAAGAGCGACGTCGTTTCGGCCATTATAAAAGCGTCGAAAAATTTGGCGTCGCGAGTGCCGAATCAAGAGGAATTGGTCAGAACGTTGGAAGGGTTCAGATTGACGATGATATTGAGACAGTTGCAGATATCGAGTTTCAACGGGAAAATGAACGCCTTGAACGAGATCAACAAAGTTATTTCCAGCGTCACTTATTACCCGAACAGACACCACGGTATGGACGAAGAGGAATATTTGACGCCCGAACGGATGGCAAAATGGATAAACGAAAATAAAGTGTTGGAAATCGTGTTGAGAGATTCGCTGCATCAGCCTCAGTACgtggaaaaattggaaaaaatcctGCGGTTCGTGATAAAAGAGAGGGCGTTGAGTTTGCGCGATTTGGACGCCGTTTGGGCGGCCCAAGTCGGCAAACACGAAGCCATAGTGAAGAACGTGCACGATCTGTTGGCCAAATTGGCGTGGGACTTTAGCGCCGAGCAATTGGACCATCTGTTCGAATGTTTCCAGAACAATTGGACGTCGGCTTCGAAGAGACAAAGGGAACGGCTGTTGGAGTTGATACGACGCTTGGCCGAAGACGACAAGGACGGCGTGATGGCGCACAAAGTGTTGACGCTATTCTGGAATCTGGCCCACGCCGAGGACGTCACCACCGAGATAATGGATCAAGCGTTGGCGGCGCACGTCAAAATATTAGATTACAGTTGTTCGCAGGAGCGCGACGCCCAAAAAACCGTCTGGCTCGATAAGTGCGTGGAGGAATTGAAAAACGGCGATAAATGGGTGCTGCCGGCTTTGAAACAGATCCGAGAAATTTGTACTTTGTACGAACAAAACACCAACGGCGGACACACGCAACGCACCCACCACATCTACTACCGACAAGAAGTGATCGAAAGATTGCAGAATCAACATTCGCTAGTTATACAAGTTACCAACAGTTTGTGCGgttatatggaaaaattgagGGAATTGTATAGGAATAATCGCGAATTGACGAGCGAAACGTACGTGCCGGACGGCAGGTACTGTCACGCTTTGCAAGTGCAAGAGAGATTGAATTTTCTGCGGTTCCTCCTCAAAGACGGACAGTTGTGGTTGTGCGCCGAACAGGCCAAACAAATATGGCAGTGTTTGGCCGAAAACGCGGTATTCCAAAGCGACAGGGAGGCCTGCTTCAAATGGTTCTCGAAATTGATGGGCGACGAACCGGACTTGGATCCGGGCATCAACCGAGATTTCTTCGAAAACAACATATTGCAAATCGATCCCGTATTACTCACAGAAAGCGGCATCAAATGTTTCGAACGATTCTTCAAGGCCGTCAATATAAAGGAGGGCAAAGTGAAATATAAGAGGAGGACGTTGCTGACCGAAGATCCGGACCTCATCGGACTCGATTATCTGTGGAAAGTGGTCACTTTGTGTCAAAACGATATAGCCAATAGGGCGATCGAATTGTTGAAGGAGGTTTCCACTAATTTGGGCGCGAGATTGTCGCAAGCGCGATTGGTCTTCCACGAGAATTACATAACGGAATGTTACGATCGGTTGCGCGCGCATTACGACACCTTGACGATACTACAAAAAACTTTGTGCGACGACAAAGATTTCGATTCGGCGCAATTGCAAAATCGCATCAAGGCCGAAGCGGTTAAAATATGTCGAGTGCTCAAAGTGCTGCACGAATATATCGCCGAATGCGACAATAGTTTCGTCGGCGAAAGGAAGATACTCCCCTTGCACAGGGCCTGTCACGGCAAACACTTGACGCTCGTCGTCAGATTTTCGAGCCCGAATAGGCAAGTGGAAGATTTGGAACTTTACACGCATTCGAACGATACTTTGGCATCGTtgagaaaatacattttgaggAGGATAAAACCGGGCGTGCATTGCAAATTGGAATTGTTCGTTAACGGGGAACCGCTCGAACCGACCGAAGATAGAAAATTGTTGTCGCAGATTCCCGTCAGAGATAAAATG TTGATATCCGCCAAAGTGGTGCAAGTTAATTCGAATATGGCCTCGTCGCAAGATAGTAGTTCGGATAGTTCGACTTCTTCGCCTCACGTCCATCCGTACGACGGACCTAACGTCGAAGCCGAGAATCTATTGCCGGGCGTTCTGATGGCCCAACAACCGTTTTACGCCCAATTCTTTTGTCAATTGATGAACGTCGGTAGCACTTTACCTTTCCCCTTACTCAGAGATATGGGACATTCTCTACTCCAATTGATGCCTTGCGACATAATGAccatggaaaaattgaaaatattgttttcctcGCCCGGAGAACAGAATATCACGATGGACAATACGTTTTTTAATGCCACTCCCGCAGAG GTGCTCTACAATTTGGAGGTTCTTTATTCGATGTTGATGCCGGCTTTAGACGCCACCTCCGAAAAATGTTACGAATTCCAATACAATTTTCTAATATCCGGCGAAGCGCACGTTTTCTTGGAGATGTTgaccaaaaataatttcatgtcTTCGGCGGACAACGTAACCAGACGATCGGCTTATTTGGTCGTCCTCAAAATCTGTAAATTGATACTCACTTCGGTGGCGCACGTGCTGGTGAGATTAAGCGAAGACCACACCCCGCCAGAAAACGAACCCCTCAACGAGAACGCCACCACCCCCGGAACTTTTTTGAGGCAGGCTCTAAGAAACGTACCCGGACATTCCGACCAC TTGCTGCGTCAAGTGTCCATCAAACTAGCCCAAGGTTTGGCCCAACTCATGGTGGCCGAAACGGGCAACACCGGCCAGGCGCAAGCGCTCTTCAGTCAAGCCTTGAATTGGGAATTGCCCGACCTGGCGACCACTCTGGCGTTGGTGCGGCTCGTTTGGGCGGCCAGCAGCAACAATTTGGGCGCGGTTAACGCTTCGTTGGAAAATTTACACGCTCTATCCGAGGCTTGCAACAAAAATACCGTGGATCTAGTCAACGACGATGTTTTGTTATGTAAGGAAGCCCTAGAATTGCTCAGTACCGCCGTCGTGTTGAATCCGAGCAGTTTGCAACATCTCTATCAAGATAATTGGTGGCCTTATTTCGTTACGGATCTGGTTCTAGTTAATCCGAACGCTTCTATAAGAGTAGCGGCCGCCGAACAATTGATCATAATTTGTTCTTGCGGAGCCGGCAGCAGATTGGCCCTACAACTCATAATGCCTCTGCTATTTTCCCTCATCAACACTATCGTAGTGGAAAACGCCGGCACTTCTCACGAATTCTTTCAATTACTGTGTAGATTAGTTAACGTGGCGTACCTCACCGGATGTCCCATAAACGGCGTAGAAACTTTGCTTTCCAATGAA GTGACGTGGTTGCGAAAGGCTCGCGATAAACACGAAGTACTCATTGAAGGACACATCCTTCTAGCCAAAGAACTGCTTCTCCTCATACCCAACGAACAAAAATGCGAATTGGGTAGCGCCGAATCCGGTAGTTTGATCAAAGAATTATTGGAAGACTTTTTATTTCCCGCCAGCAAATTGATGTTGAGATTGAACAAAACCGGTCAATTGGGCGAAGATCCGGCCATTTCGATTTGCGATACGCCGCAAACGCAAGCTGCCGCTTTCGATCTTTTGATAGCTTTGTGCTTGAATTGCGTGCAGAACTATAAACAGCTAGTCAATATGTTAACGGAAATGTTTTATAGCG atcCGGAAACGGCGATTATGGAATGGGATTACCTTCCGGCGGTTGGCCCTCGTCCGTTTCAAGGATTCGTCGGTTTAAAAAATGCCGGAGCCACTTGTTACATGAATTCCGTTTTGCAACAGCTGTACATGGTGGAAAGTATAAAGGAGGGTATATTGGCAGCGGAGGGCGCAGCTAACGATCCCAACGAAGATTTTACCGGGGAAGATCGGTTAGAATTGGATGTGGATTGTACAGATGATAGAAATAGTTTGGAAGATAATAGGAAAGATTATAACGTTGGTATTTTGAAGCAGGTCCAAGCGATTTTTGGACATTTGGCTTGTTCGCGTCTTCAATATTATGTGCCTAGAGGACTTTGGAGACATTTCAAACTTCAAG gcGAGCCTGTGAATTTAAGGGAGCAACAGGACGCCGTCGAATTTTTTATGTCTCTTGTTGAGAGTTTAGACGAAGCTTTAAAGACGTTAGGACACGAACAAATAATGTCTAAAATACTTGGGGGCTCCTATTCggatcaaaaaatttgtaaagaaTGTCCCCACCGATATTCCAAAGAAGAACCTTTTAGTGTAATTAGTGTAGATATAAGGAATCACAGTAGTTTACCGGATTCGATGGAGCAGTATGTCAAag gtgAATTATTAGAGGGTGCTGATGCGTACTACTGTgaaaagtgttcgaaaaaagTAGTGACCGTTAAGAGACTTTGTGTTAAAAAACTTCCCCCGATATTAGGTATCCAATTAAAACGATTCGAATACGATTTTGAACGGGTATGCGCTATTAAATTTAACGATTATTTCGAATTTCCCCGCGAATTGGACATGGAACCGTACACCGTATCCGGCTTAGCTAAAATTGAAGGAGAAATTATAGACTGTGATTTAGATCCTAGTACTAGCGATGTTTGTACTAAATATCGACTCTCCGGTATCGTAGTCCATTCCGGACAAGCTTCCG GTGGACATTACTATTCGTATATTAGAAGTAGAGACCTTTCGGGTGAGATAAGATGGTACAAATTCGACGACGGCGATGTATCGGAATGTAGAATGGGAGAAGATGAAGAAATGAAGGTGCAATGTTTCGGTGGTGATTATATGGGGGAAGTTTTCGATCCCATGCTAAAAAGAACGACGTACAGGAGACAGAAAAGGTGGTGGAACGCTTACATGCTCTTTTATACCAGGCACGATGTTGAAGAAGAAAGCGCTTTGAAGATGATGAACATGTTAACAATGT CTGGTACTAGGAAAGAAACCCATTTGAAAATGCCAGTGGCGATAGAAAATAGCATAAggaaacaaaatatcaaatttctgcATCATAGGAGCCAATTTTCATTGGAATATTTCGCGTTTATAAGAAAATTAGCGACCAGTTCGGCCCAAGGTAATACGAGGCTTAGTCAACCGTTACCGAATGACCAATTAGAGCAACAGTATCTACTCAGTGTTCAACTAGTCAGTCATTTCCTTTTCCACACCGGGTGGCATACGAAGAAAAACCTCAGGGGACCCGCTATGGaatg GTGTGACGTATTATGTCTGCACTTGCGTACTTCGCCAGTGATAAGATCCTGGTTCGCGCACAATATGCTATTCAACCACATGGGTCGTTTCTGCGAATATCTATTGACCTGTCCGAGCAGCGAAGTCCGTTCGGCGTTCATCAAAATCGTCGTGCTGTTGGCTCATTTTTCGATTAACGACGGCCCTTCGCCGCCGCCGGCCGCGTTCAATAACAACGATACCACCGGCTCGTTGAGCGACCATATACTATGGGCGTTACTTAGTCTTTTACAAAGGGAAGTTAGCGAACACGGTCGACATTTACCCCATTACTGTACAGTTTTTCATATGTACGCCAATCAAG GTGTTCAAGAAAAAACTCAGTTGTTGAGAATGAACGTTCCGGCGACTTTTATGATGGTGGCGATCGACGAAGGCCCCGGTCCGGCTATTAAGTACCAATTCACCGAATTGGGTAAACTAAATCAGTTGGTTTCGTGTTTGATTCGATGCTGTGATGTGAGCAGTAAATGCCAGAGTAGTAACGGGGGACCGGTCTTACCTAATCCCTACAAAGATCCTACTATACAAGATTATATCATGCCGATATCCTCGCAAGCGGCCGATATTCTCTTCAATAGGACTAC ttatatCAAGAAAGTGATCGAAGATACCAATCTGACCGACGACGCCATCAAATTTTTACAGTTCTGTTCGTGGGAGAACCCCCATTTTTCCAGAACCGTTCTAACCGAATTATTGTGGCAAATAGCTTACGCCTATTGCCAAGAACTTCGACATCacatagaaattttattatcgatATTGTTGATCGAAGATTCTTGGCAAACCCATAGAATCCACAACGCCATCAAAG GGGTACCGGACGAACGCGAAGGTCTTTTGGAAACGATAATCCGCGCCAAGAACCACTACCAAAAACGAGCGTATCAATGTATAAAATGCATGGTCGCCTTATTCAATCGGTGTCCGGCGGCTCAAACAATTTTGATGCGCCAAGCGGACGTGAGGCGTTCGTGGGCGTCGGCAGTCGCGTGGCTACAAGACGAATTGGACCGGAAGTACCCCCCGAACACTCAATACACTTACAACACGTGGTCCCCGCCGGCGCAAAGCAACGAAAACTCCAACGGGTACTTCTTGGAAAG ATCGAACAGCGCGCGGAAAACGTTAGAAAAAGCATTGGAACTTATGCCGGAAACGGAAAGGGAAGACGAAGATCTAGTCGATGAGCATTCCTCGAATCAAGAGGAGCCCCAACAAGGCGAACAACAACAGCAAACTATAACGCAAAGTAACGAAAATTCTCCGGTCGAGTTGCCGGACGTAACGCAACGTAACGAAAATCAACAGGACAggtaa
- the LOC130892213 gene encoding reelin domain-containing protein 1 isoform X2 — protein MSKCTEYFIFMCLILGVSTFPDGAPVDACVKERVNQPHHGQARSQPPETSPYQVLQSAADYGPGTQITVTIQGVANFKGFLIQARDVVTNEWIGQWVETPNTKIHPECSAITHSDPKPKQAATLVWQAPKNSRGQVYFTGTVLKGYSEFWSNLVSQIAA, from the exons atgtctAAATGCAccgaatattttatatttatgtgttTGATATTGGGGGTGAGTACATTCCCAGACGGCGCTCCGGTTGACGCTTGCGTAAAAGAAAGAGTAAATCAACCCCATCACGGTCAAGCTAGATCTCAACCCCCGGAAACTAGCCCTTACCAAGTATTACAATCAGCAGCGGATTATGGACCCGGCACACAAATAACAG taacaatcCAAGGAGTTGCCAATTTTAAAGGATTCTTAATACAAGCTAGGGACGTTGTAACAAATGAATGGATTGGACAGTGGGTGGAAACACCAAATACGAAGATTCACCCAGAATGTAGTGCCATCACGCATAGCGATCCGAAACCTAAACAAGCAGCAACATTGGTCTGGCAAGCGCCCAAAAATTCCAGAGGACAAGTTTATTTCAC GGGAACTGTATTGAAAGGTTATTCGGAGTTTTGGTCGAATTTGGTGTCGCAGATAGCAGcctaa